Proteins from a genomic interval of Prevotella sp. E13-27:
- the atpF gene encoding F0F1 ATP synthase subunit B translates to MDLLIPSTGLLFWMSLTFFVVLFILWKFGFPVITSMVSERKAFIDESLRKAHEANERLANIQKEGESILQEAREKQAQILKEAAETREAIVEQAQEKARQEGARLLDDARVAIEQEKKAAIADIRSQVAALSVEIAEKVLRANLKDNASQMDLINRMLDDVSAKN, encoded by the coding sequence ATGGATTTATTGATTCCGAGTACTGGTCTGCTGTTTTGGATGTCACTGACGTTTTTCGTGGTGCTGTTCATCCTGTGGAAGTTCGGGTTTCCCGTCATCACCTCGATGGTGAGCGAACGCAAAGCTTTCATTGATGAATCATTACGCAAAGCTCATGAGGCAAACGAACGCTTGGCCAATATACAGAAAGAAGGTGAATCCATCTTACAGGAGGCTCGTGAAAAACAGGCTCAGATATTGAAAGAGGCTGCCGAGACTCGTGAGGCTATCGTAGAACAAGCACAGGAAAAAGCACGTCAGGAAGGAGCACGTCTGCTTGATGATGCCCGTGTAGCCATAGAACAGGAGAAGAAAGCTGCCATCGCCGACATTCGTAGTCAGGTAGCTGCCCTGAGTGTGGAGATTGCAGAGAAAGTGCTTCGTGCCAATTTGAAAGATAATGCCTCACAGATGGATCTCATCAACCGTATGCTGGATGATGTCTCTGCTAAAAACTAA
- the atpD gene encoding F0F1 ATP synthase subunit beta, which translates to MSQIKGRISQIIGPVIDVYFDTKGLDAEKVLPKIHEALRIDRGQGKELIVEVQQHIGEDTVRCVAMDNTDGLQRGLEAEPMGSPIVMPAGDQIKGRMLNVIGQPIDGMKQLDMKGAYPIHREAPEFEELSTKKEILATGIKVIDLLEPYMKGGKIGLFGGAGVGKTVLIMELINNIAKGHNGFSVFAGVGERTREGNDLIREMIESGVIRYGEKFREAMEQGKWDLSLVDPEELKKSQATLVYGQMNEPPGARASVALSGLTVAEGFRDNGGKDGGAADILFFIDNIFRFTQAGSEVSALLGRMPSAVGYQPTLASEMGAMQERITSTKKGSITSVQAVYVPADDLTDPAPATTFTHLDATTVLDRKIAELGIYPAVDPLGSTSRILDPLIVGKDHYDCAQRVKEILQRYKELQDIIAILGMDELSDEDKLTVNRARRVQRFLSQPFAVASQFTGLPGVMVPIEETIKGFNAILNGEVDDLPEQAFLNVGTIEDAKEKAKKLLEAAKG; encoded by the coding sequence ATGTCACAAATCAAAGGACGTATTTCTCAGATTATCGGTCCTGTCATCGACGTTTATTTCGACACAAAAGGACTTGATGCCGAGAAAGTGTTACCCAAAATTCACGAGGCATTACGCATCGACAGAGGACAAGGCAAGGAACTTATCGTCGAAGTGCAGCAGCACATCGGCGAAGATACTGTACGTTGCGTGGCAATGGACAACACCGACGGTCTGCAGCGCGGACTGGAGGCAGAACCAATGGGCTCGCCAATCGTAATGCCTGCGGGAGACCAGATCAAGGGTCGTATGCTGAACGTAATAGGTCAGCCTATTGACGGTATGAAACAGCTCGACATGAAGGGCGCCTATCCTATTCACCGCGAAGCTCCAGAGTTCGAGGAGCTGTCAACGAAGAAAGAGATTCTTGCCACAGGTATCAAAGTCATCGACCTGCTGGAGCCTTACATGAAAGGTGGTAAGATTGGACTCTTCGGAGGTGCCGGTGTAGGTAAGACCGTGCTCATCATGGAGCTCATCAACAACATCGCTAAGGGACACAATGGTTTCTCTGTGTTCGCAGGTGTGGGTGAGCGCACACGTGAGGGTAACGACCTCATTCGAGAGATGATTGAGTCTGGCGTTATACGCTATGGAGAAAAGTTCCGCGAGGCAATGGAACAGGGCAAATGGGACCTCTCTCTCGTTGACCCTGAAGAGCTTAAGAAAAGTCAGGCAACACTTGTCTATGGACAGATGAACGAGCCACCAGGCGCACGTGCATCAGTAGCCCTGTCAGGACTGACCGTTGCCGAGGGATTCCGCGACAACGGAGGTAAGGATGGTGGCGCTGCCGACATTCTGTTCTTCATTGACAACATCTTCCGTTTCACACAGGCAGGCTCAGAGGTATCAGCTCTGCTCGGACGTATGCCGTCAGCCGTAGGTTATCAGCCGACGCTGGCATCGGAGATGGGTGCCATGCAGGAGCGAATCACCTCTACGAAGAAAGGCTCTATCACATCAGTACAGGCAGTATATGTGCCTGCCGACGACTTGACAGACCCTGCTCCTGCTACAACCTTTACCCACCTTGATGCTACCACCGTGCTCGACCGTAAGATTGCCGAGCTGGGCATCTATCCCGCTGTGGACCCACTGGGCTCAACATCACGTATCCTTGACCCACTGATTGTAGGCAAAGACCACTATGATTGTGCACAGCGCGTGAAGGAGATACTGCAGCGCTACAAGGAGTTGCAGGACATCATCGCTATTCTCGGTATGGACGAGCTCTCAGACGAGGACAAGCTGACCGTGAACCGCGCACGCCGCGTACAGCGTTTCCTCAGTCAGCCGTTTGCTGTGGCATCACAGTTCACAGGTCTGCCAGGCGTTATGGTGCCCATCGAAGAGACCATCAAGGGCTTCAATGCTATTCTTAACGGTGAAGTGGACGACCTGCCAGAACAGGCATTCCTCAACGTGGGAACCATCGAGGACGCCAAGGAAAAGGCAAAGAAACTGCTGGAAGCTGCAAAAGGATAA
- the atpC gene encoding ATP synthase F1 subunit epsilon, which yields MLKLKIVSPERIEFTGEVERVKVPGTRGQFEILKDHAPIISTLQKGIVEYDGQQLEVLGGFVEVQKNEVSICIEKAV from the coding sequence ATGCTGAAACTAAAGATAGTATCTCCTGAGAGAATAGAATTCACCGGTGAAGTGGAGCGTGTCAAAGTGCCTGGCACAAGAGGACAGTTTGAGATTCTCAAAGACCACGCGCCCATTATTTCTACGTTGCAGAAAGGCATCGTGGAATATGACGGTCAACAGCTTGAGGTGCTTGGCGGTTTTGTAGAAGTACAGAAAAACGAAGTATCTATCTGTATAGAAAAGGCTGTCTAA
- a CDS encoding F0F1 ATP synthase subunit delta — translation MDIGVISVRYARALLKSATDTNIEDTVYANMQLLAKSYIEVPALRHTIDNPMLAKEKKLMLLETAVGGDSASPLTKAFIALVLKEDRENMIQFMANSYITLYRKQKNVIRGKLTTAVAVAPETEQKMRHMVESRTKGIVEFETEVDPEIIGGFVLEYDTYRMDASVKSKLNSILNTLKK, via the coding sequence ATGGATATAGGAGTCATATCGGTTCGATACGCACGCGCTCTTCTAAAGAGTGCTACTGATACGAACATCGAAGATACTGTGTATGCTAACATGCAGCTCTTGGCTAAGAGCTACATAGAAGTTCCAGCTCTTCGCCATACGATAGACAATCCGATGCTCGCAAAGGAGAAGAAGCTGATGTTGCTTGAAACTGCCGTAGGTGGTGATAGTGCCTCTCCTCTTACCAAAGCCTTCATAGCACTTGTGCTTAAGGAAGACCGCGAGAACATGATTCAGTTCATGGCAAATTCGTACATCACGCTCTATCGTAAGCAGAAGAACGTCATCCGTGGTAAACTCACCACCGCTGTTGCTGTAGCTCCAGAAACGGAACAGAAGATGCGACACATGGTGGAGAGCCGCACTAAAGGTATTGTGGAGTTTGAAACAGAGGTTGACCCCGAGATAATCGGAGGATTCGTCCTCGAATACGACACATATCGCATGGACGCAAGTGTCAAATCGAAACTCAACTCAATTCTTAATACACTAAAGAAATAA
- the atpE gene encoding ATP synthase F0 subunit C, with protein MITTLLAIEGVAKFGAAVGAGLAAIGAGIGIGKIGGSAMDAMARQPEVIGKLMTNMIIAAALIEGVALFAAVIAFMCL; from the coding sequence ATGATTACAACATTATTAGCAATCGAAGGTGTTGCAAAGTTTGGCGCTGCTGTTGGCGCAGGTCTCGCAGCTATTGGCGCAGGTATTGGTATCGGTAAGATTGGTGGTTCTGCCATGGATGCAATGGCTCGCCAGCCAGAGGTTATCGGTAAGTTGATGACTAACATGATTATCGCAGCAGCTCTTATTGAGGGTGTTGCTCTGTTCGCTGCCGTGATCGCATTCATGTGCCTCTAA
- a CDS encoding MFS transporter, with translation MAQTLQKTLRDSAGIRWTALLLLALAMFCSYIFMDILSPIKDLMQTELGWSSGAFGRMQGAEVFLNVFAFFLIFAGIILDKMGVRFTAILSAAVMLVGACIKWYAVSDAFVGSGLEAWFTNHLNWSAPFGLEWLDVLPFAADMPASAKLAASGFMIFGCGCEMAGITVSRGIVKWFKGREMAMAMGSEMALARLGVATCMIFSPYFARLGGEISVSRSVAFGVVLMCIALIMTIVYFFMDRKLDSQTGEAEEKDDPFKISDLWQIITSSGFWLVALLCVLYYSAIFPFQKYATNMLQCNLTLVAPDPDSFWASGSITMIQYVISLFVAATGFASNFQKKANMKYTLLGISVVSLVVYCFIGYMTQSAGSIFAVFPLLAVLITPILGSYVDHKGKAASMLVLGSLLLIACHLTFAFILPLFKDSTVGGVIIAYVTILVLGSSFSLVPASLWPSVPKLVDAKIIGSAYAMIFWVQNIGLWLFPTLYGKILDATNPEGTAATELDHTVPLVMFAGLGVAALVLGLILKVVDKKKGIGLELPNIKPAEAKAENTTATTNE, from the coding sequence ATGGCACAAACATTACAAAAAACGCTGAGAGACTCAGCAGGCATACGCTGGACAGCCCTTCTGCTGCTGGCACTTGCCATGTTCTGTTCATATATCTTTATGGACATTCTCTCGCCTATCAAAGACTTGATGCAGACAGAGCTCGGTTGGTCATCGGGCGCTTTCGGACGCATGCAGGGCGCTGAGGTATTCCTTAACGTGTTTGCATTCTTCCTCATCTTCGCAGGCATCATCCTCGACAAGATGGGCGTACGCTTCACAGCCATCCTCTCTGCTGCCGTGATGCTCGTTGGTGCATGCATCAAATGGTATGCAGTTAGCGACGCATTCGTAGGAAGCGGACTCGAGGCTTGGTTTACCAATCACCTTAACTGGTCGGCACCATTCGGTTTGGAATGGCTCGACGTGCTTCCATTTGCTGCCGACATGCCCGCTTCAGCAAAGCTGGCTGCCAGCGGATTCATGATTTTTGGATGCGGCTGTGAGATGGCCGGCATCACCGTGAGCCGCGGTATCGTGAAGTGGTTTAAGGGTCGTGAGATGGCTATGGCAATGGGCTCAGAGATGGCACTCGCTCGTCTGGGCGTGGCCACATGTATGATTTTCTCACCATATTTCGCTCGTCTGGGCGGAGAGATAAGCGTGAGCCGTTCAGTTGCATTCGGCGTGGTACTGATGTGTATCGCACTTATCATGACCATCGTTTATTTCTTCATGGACCGCAAGCTTGACTCACAGACTGGCGAGGCAGAGGAGAAGGACGACCCATTCAAGATTAGCGACCTGTGGCAGATTATCACATCAAGCGGATTCTGGCTCGTGGCTCTGCTCTGTGTGCTTTACTACAGCGCGATATTCCCATTCCAGAAGTATGCCACAAACATGCTCCAGTGTAACCTGACGCTCGTGGCTCCCGATCCAGACTCGTTCTGGGCAAGCGGAAGCATAACCATGATACAGTATGTCATCTCGCTGTTCGTAGCAGCCACAGGTTTCGCAAGCAACTTCCAGAAGAAGGCAAACATGAAGTACACTCTGCTGGGCATCTCGGTAGTATCGCTCGTTGTTTATTGCTTCATAGGCTACATGACTCAGTCGGCTGGCTCTATCTTCGCCGTGTTCCCACTTCTGGCCGTACTCATCACCCCAATTCTCGGCAGCTATGTTGACCACAAGGGTAAAGCAGCTTCGATGCTCGTGCTCGGCTCGCTGCTTCTCATCGCCTGCCACCTCACATTCGCATTCATCCTGCCTCTGTTCAAGGACTCAACAGTAGGAGGCGTCATCATTGCTTATGTGACAATTCTTGTGCTCGGCAGCTCGTTCTCGCTCGTGCCTGCATCACTCTGGCCAAGCGTGCCCAAGCTTGTTGACGCCAAGATTATCGGTTCGGCTTATGCTATGATATTCTGGGTGCAGAACATAGGACTGTGGCTCTTCCCCACCCTCTACGGAAAGATTCTCGATGCTACTAACCCAGAGGGCACGGCAGCAACAGAACTCGACCATACAGTACCATTGGTAATGTTTGCCGGACTCGGCGTAGCTGCACTTGTGCTCGGTCTTATACTGAAGGTTGTTGACAAGAAGAAAGGCATAGGACTGGAGCTTCCAAACATCAAGCCTGCGGAAGCAAAAGCCGAAAATACTACAGCCACAACAAACGAATAG